GCCCGGCATCGCGCCGCACACGGTGATGCTCGTCCAACTGCGAGCCATAATGGAGCGGCATATCCCAGCCACCGAAATCCACCATCTTCGCACCCGCGGCGCGATGCTCGGCATTGAGCGTGGTGGTGTTGGGCATGCCTAGTTCGGAAGGTAGAGGCGGTAGCCAGCCGCGCGCAGGTCGCGGGTGTTCAATACCAAGCGCACCGCGACTTCGGTCCCCGGCGCAAATCCCCGCGCTTCGGAATGAGGGGCCGTGAGGTAATCCTTGGGCGCGAATTGCTTCTTGGCGATTTCGTGATCCATCGTGTTGGTCAGGGTAAGTTCCAACGTGGGGAATGCTTGCAGGTATTCGGCCCGGTTTCGCACGGTCGCCACCAACAGCACTTCCTGCGGGCGCGAGGGGTCTATCACCTGCAAGTCCGAGCTTTCAATAAAAAGGCTCTCGGGAAACCTTGGCAAGGGAACTTCGCAAGACAGGGGGCCGCACAGAGCCACCAGAGCGGGGCGAAGGCCCGGATACGCCATCGCCACTTGCGCGCGAAAAAAGAAGAGCAACTGCGCCAGAGCCAGCAGCCCAAGCAAACACACGCCCGCGAACCAGGCCCACACCGGACCGCGCCATTTGCGGATGCCCGCGTTGAGATCGAACAAATCCTCCGGCAGGGTGAGCATCTCGATTCTGCCTCGTGCCGGCATTGCGGCGGGCACGGCCATCTCGCTTGCGCGCGCCACGGCAAAGGCCCCCGGTTGCGCGGGTACAGGCTTCTCCCATGCGGGCCGCTCCGGGCTAAGCGGCGGCGGATCTTCGCTTTTCCCAGGGGTCCGCGCCGTCAGGCTGGCGAAGGCATCGAACACGGTGGCGCAACGTCCGCAACGTACTTGTCCGTTGCACGCTTGGAGCTGTTGAACCGTCACCCGAAAATAGGTCCGGCATGAGGAGCAGCGGGTGTACATGCTCACGGCGCTAGCGCTCCTGCTTGTCCGGCAAGCTTCGCCGCCCAACCAGAGACGTCCAGCCGTCATCCGGTTCGAAGGGCACGAGTTTCACCCAAGGTGCATAGGATTCCATCACTTCGCTTACCTGTCTATCGAGGATTCCCGCTAGGATCAAATGTCCTCCCACGCGCACTTGCGCGGCCAGCAATGGGGCAAGCACTCGCAGAGGGTTCGCCAGTATATTGGCCACCACAATGTCATAGCTGCGATGCGCTGGCAAGTCTTCCGGCAAGACCCAGTCGATGCCGGCATCGTTGGCAGTCGCGTTGCTGCTTGCCGTTCGCAACGCCTGGGCATCGATGTCGGTCCCCACCACATCGAGGCCGCCCAATTTCTTCGCGGCAATGGCGAGGATGCCAGACCCGCACCCGTAATCCAGCACTGCCTCCCCGCCCTTTAGGTTTGCGGCCAGCCAACGCAAGCATTGCCGGGTGGTGGGATGGGCACCCGTGCC
Above is a genomic segment from Betaproteobacteria bacterium containing:
- a CDS encoding glycine cleavage system protein T, whose product is MPNTTTLNAEHRAAGAKMVDFGGWDMPLHYGSQLDEHHRVRRDAG
- a CDS encoding DUF3426 domain-containing protein; this translates as MTAGRLWLGGEACRTSRSASAVSMYTRCSSCRTYFRVTVQQLQACNGQVRCGRCATVFDAFASLTARTPGKSEDPPPLSPERPAWEKPVPAQPGAFAVARASEMAVPAAMPARGRIEMLTLPEDLFDLNAGIRKWRGPVWAWFAGVCLLGLLALAQLLFFFRAQVAMAYPGLRPALVALCGPLSCEVPLPRFPESLFIESSDLQVIDPSRPQEVLLVATVRNRAEYLQAFPTLELTLTNTMDHEIAKKQFAPKDYLTAPHSEARGFAPGTEVAVRLVLNTRDLRAAGYRLYLPN
- a CDS encoding 50S ribosomal protein L11 methyltransferase; this translates as MWLALTFKIDPSFAEPLSDAFLALGAMSVDVADAHAGGPQEVPVFAEPDWNSDSHWSLTQFRVLVPENAGVEKILRDACEAAGVETLPAFSVETVHDHDWVRETQAQFAPIQISERLWIVPSWHEAPVPQIINLRLDPGLAFGTGAHPTTRQCLRWLAANLKGGEAVLDYGCGSGILAIAAKKLGGLDVVGTDIDAQALRTASSNATANDAGIDWVLPEDLPAHRSYDIVVANILANPLRVLAPLLAAQVRVGGHLILAGILDRQVSEVMESYAPWVKLVPFEPDDGWTSLVGRRSLPDKQER